A stretch of DNA from Virgibacillus proomii:
ACTAGTGGTGCACTTAAGACTTCGGTTTTTCCACTTCATGTCTAAACGTAGAACAAAAGCTTGAAGCGTTGCTACGTACAAACGGCAGAATTTCTGATGAGATTATGGAAACCTCATTCAAGGAGTGCCTTCCTGTTTCTTGAATAAAAATAAAAACGCCACCAAAAAGGCGACGGCAAAATCTATTAGCAGATGTAACTTCCTGATATTCATAAGTTAGAGAAGCTTTGATTTTATAGAGGATGTTCAAAAAGTACGGCAAAAATGGCAAGCTGAATTTCTTCATATGTTGGATAATAAAATTTTTGCGATTATGTTCATTCCATACCGTAAAAATTTTTAAAGCTTAAGTTTAACGTACAGCTAGTTAGAATCTTACACTATGAACTTCGTTTCAGTGAGGTTCAGGCTTGGTCCTAGATGCCCCGGACAAAAATACTCCCCTGAACGAACGCATCTTTTTAACAGTTATAAGCAAATGGTGGCTTAAACGTTATGGTTATGATCATCCTTCATTATCCGTTCCAGTACTAGCTTATACCCATCGCTACCGTAATCGATACATCTTCTAACCCTTGAAATGGTGGCAGTTGATGCATTCGTTTGCTTTTCTATTTCATTATATGTAGCTCCTTGTGTCAGCATTTTAGCAACTTGTAAACGTTGAGTTAACGAATGGATTTCCGACATAGTAGCGATGTCATCAAAGAAGCGATAGCATTCTTCTCTATCT
This window harbors:
- a CDS encoding YerC/YecD family TrpR-related protein produces the protein MQIDKLRGEQLDQLFDAILSLKDREECYRFFDDIATMSEIHSLTQRLQVAKMLTQGATYNEIEKQTNASTATISRVRRCIDYGSDGYKLVLERIMKDDHNHNV